In a single window of the Kiloniellales bacterium genome:
- a CDS encoding TRAP transporter TatT component family protein — translation MAVLPMVLALTGGCSIRGFAVDTIGDMLASDKSVFTEDDDIELIGGALPFSLKLTESLLAESPKNRNLLLTAARGYVLYAYAYVHFPAEQAADEDLARAKVLRARAGRLYLRALGFALRGLETGTPGFGEALERQPDAAVAEVDGEAAQNVDFLYWSASALGLAISVSKNDTAMLARLPEVEALLRRALALDEDFDEGALHEFALVWAAAAPGRRDEAAIERHYQRALALSGGRRASLFVAYAMATAVPAQDRARFDGLMDRALAIDPDADPDRRLLTVVAQRRAAWLLSRADELFLE, via the coding sequence ATGGCGGTTCTCCCGATGGTGCTGGCGCTGACCGGCGGATGCTCGATCCGCGGGTTCGCCGTCGACACGATCGGCGACATGCTGGCCTCGGACAAGTCGGTCTTCACCGAGGACGACGACATAGAGCTGATCGGCGGGGCCCTGCCCTTCAGCCTCAAGCTCACCGAGAGCCTGCTCGCCGAGTCCCCGAAGAACCGCAACCTCCTGCTCACGGCTGCCCGAGGCTACGTGCTCTACGCCTACGCCTACGTGCATTTCCCCGCCGAGCAGGCGGCGGACGAGGATCTCGCGAGGGCCAAGGTCCTGCGCGCACGTGCAGGCCGGCTCTACCTCCGTGCCTTAGGTTTCGCCCTGCGCGGGCTCGAGACCGGGACCCCCGGCTTCGGCGAGGCGCTGGAGCGCCAGCCCGACGCGGCGGTCGCCGAAGTCGACGGGGAGGCGGCCCAGAACGTCGACTTCCTCTACTGGTCGGCCAGCGCATTGGGCCTGGCCATCTCGGTCTCCAAGAACGACACCGCCATGCTGGCGCGTCTGCCCGAGGTCGAGGCGTTGCTGCGCCGCGCGCTGGCCCTGGACGAAGACTTCGACGAAGGCGCGCTGCACGAATTCGCCCTGGTCTGGGCCGCCGCCGCGCCGGGCCGCCGGGATGAGGCCGCGATCGAGCGGCACTACCAGCGGGCGCTGGCGCTTTCCGGCGGGCGGCGCGCGAGCCTTTTCGTCGCCTACGCCATGGCCACGGCCGTGCCGGCCCAGGACCGCGCGCGGTTCGACGGGCTCATGGACCGGGCCCTGGCGATCGATCCCGACGCGGACCCTGACCGGCGTCTGCTGACCGTGGTCGCCCAGCGCCGGGCGGCGTGGCTGCTTTCGCGCGCCGACGAACTGTTCTTGGAGTAA